One region of Polynucleobacter sp. SHI8 genomic DNA includes:
- a CDS encoding RibD family protein — protein MTSPKLQSPVLNNKISAEPNPEWDHFLENFFSKEQLPFSPLQAIFGPLQQPTVDSMFVVGQIGQTMDGRIATVSGQSKYVNGPRGLTHLHQLRALVDAVVVGVGTVLADNPQLTVRKINGKSPARVVIDPRARLTQHHFIWQDDGVQKIWIVAKGTSVTPPPQVSLLELPSTNGAIDPALILKNLFSRGLKRVLIEGGAETISRFIVAKCLDRLHLIVAPIVMGSGRLSFNLPQIEHMDQALRLEVKTHLLGTDVLFDCDLRNQRVLIMTEQDDSVQSQNSE, from the coding sequence GTGACCTCACCCAAGCTACAGTCACCTGTACTCAATAACAAGATTTCGGCTGAGCCGAATCCTGAGTGGGATCACTTTTTGGAAAACTTTTTTAGTAAAGAACAGCTTCCTTTTTCACCCTTACAGGCCATTTTTGGACCATTACAACAGCCGACTGTAGATAGTATGTTCGTTGTAGGTCAAATTGGTCAAACTATGGATGGGAGGATTGCAACGGTCTCTGGCCAATCGAAATATGTCAATGGGCCTAGGGGATTAACCCATCTGCATCAATTGAGGGCTCTAGTGGATGCCGTTGTGGTTGGAGTAGGCACGGTTCTTGCAGATAATCCCCAACTGACCGTTCGAAAGATTAATGGAAAAAGTCCTGCTCGGGTGGTCATTGATCCAAGAGCACGACTGACGCAACATCACTTCATTTGGCAAGATGATGGTGTACAAAAAATATGGATCGTGGCAAAAGGAACCTCTGTTACCCCTCCTCCTCAAGTAAGTTTGCTTGAACTACCCTCAACAAACGGTGCTATTGATCCAGCACTTATATTAAAAAACTTATTTTCTCGAGGACTGAAGCGCGTTTTAATAGAGGGTGGTGCAGAAACTATTTCGCGCTTCATCGTGGCCAAGTGTCTTGATCGTCTTCATCTGATTGTTGCCCCTATTGTGATGGGATCAGGACGACTGAGTTTTAATTTACCCCAAATTGAGCACATGGATCAAGCTTTACGCCTTGAAGTTAAGACACATCTATTAGGTACCGATGTTCTTTTTGATTGCGACTTGCGCAACCAAAGAGTTTTAATCATGACGGAACAAGATGATTCAGTGCAGTCGCAAAATTCTGAATAG
- the ribA gene encoding GTP cyclohydrolase II, protein MTIPDPLIEVDRAISELRRGAMVRVYDTNMSFVALAVDALTPDNLHILTQIGTTAPKLVLTGNRLNVLGIDKSDRPVSIVSHPQGLSLDLIEYLANPLAILRAQPDMTDLEIKDADSLANACVTLSKLSRLLPAALIVESDGNSDTFSVQESSIQSYMTIAAQSLIKVSEARVPLENAENVRIVAFRPRDGGIEHLAIIVGEINTEEPVLVRLHSECFTGDLMGSLRCDCGNQLRGAINEMALAGSGILLYLAQEGRGIGLVNKLRAYQLQDAGFDTVDANLQLGFDADERNYLPAAQMLRMLGVSRVKLMTNNPAKMTSLGKHNIEVVERVPHIYPSNRHNEAYLDVKAKKSGHLF, encoded by the coding sequence ATGACGATACCTGATCCTTTGATAGAAGTTGACCGCGCTATTTCGGAATTACGCCGAGGCGCAATGGTGCGCGTTTACGACACCAATATGAGTTTCGTGGCTTTAGCAGTTGATGCTTTAACTCCGGATAATCTACATATATTGACCCAGATAGGTACTACTGCGCCTAAATTAGTATTGACCGGCAATCGGTTGAATGTTCTCGGTATTGATAAATCAGATCGTCCAGTCAGTATAGTTTCCCATCCTCAGGGCTTATCCCTTGATTTGATTGAATATTTAGCAAATCCTCTAGCGATTTTGAGGGCCCAGCCTGATATGACAGATTTGGAAATAAAGGATGCAGACTCATTAGCAAATGCATGTGTTACCTTGTCAAAATTGTCACGCCTTTTGCCTGCCGCACTCATCGTCGAAAGTGATGGCAATTCTGATACTTTCTCAGTTCAGGAGAGCTCAATCCAATCTTATATGACCATTGCAGCACAATCTTTGATCAAGGTAAGTGAGGCGCGCGTTCCCTTAGAGAATGCGGAAAATGTTCGTATAGTAGCCTTTCGCCCACGTGATGGTGGTATCGAGCACTTAGCAATTATTGTCGGCGAGATTAACACCGAAGAACCGGTTCTAGTAAGACTTCATTCTGAGTGCTTTACTGGAGATTTAATGGGCTCTTTACGATGTGATTGTGGCAATCAATTACGCGGTGCTATTAATGAAATGGCGTTGGCAGGTAGTGGAATTCTTTTATATCTTGCACAAGAAGGACGCGGTATTGGACTCGTTAATAAATTACGCGCATACCAATTGCAAGATGCCGGCTTTGATACAGTAGATGCTAATTTACAACTTGGTTTTGATGCCGATGAGCGTAATTATTTGCCCGCAGCGCAAATGCTCCGCATGCTTGGTGTTAGTCGAGTTAAATTGATGACAAATAATCCAGCGAAGATGACCTCTTTAGGTAAGCACAATATTGAAGTGGTGGAGCGTGTGCCACATATTTATCCTTCAAATAGACATAATGAGGCTTATCTCGATGTAAAGGCTAAAAAAAGTGGTCATTTATTTTAG
- a CDS encoding cytochrome b/b6 domain-containing protein — MTQTYSYKIRIIHWLTALLIIALLTLGFWMTNRSAANLWDELTNTLYSWHKLIGFSVLLITGLRVLIKLNSKRPPYPIGLALWQIQMAKSVQIAMYLLLVIIPLFGWAGVTAYPALITVGGFHLPGLPGIPQDQILAKQLFEIHGYIVLALISITLLHVIAGLSHLFFKKDGVFERIWFKL, encoded by the coding sequence ATGACCCAGACCTATTCTTACAAGATACGAATTATTCATTGGCTTACTGCTCTGTTGATTATCGCTCTCCTGACTTTAGGCTTCTGGATGACGAATCGATCAGCTGCTAACTTATGGGATGAACTAACGAATACTCTGTATTCATGGCACAAGTTGATTGGTTTTTCTGTTCTTTTAATTACTGGACTGCGGGTTCTTATCAAACTGAACTCTAAAAGACCTCCATACCCTATTGGGCTTGCCCTTTGGCAAATTCAAATGGCAAAATCAGTACAAATTGCGATGTACTTACTATTGGTGATAATTCCTTTATTTGGCTGGGCCGGTGTTACTGCATATCCAGCGCTTATTACCGTGGGAGGTTTTCACCTGCCAGGATTGCCAGGTATTCCTCAAGATCAGATCTTAGCAAAGCAATTGTTTGAGATCCACGGCTACATAGTACTCGCGCTCATTTCGATTACTTTATTACACGTGATTGCAGGTCTGAGCCATTTGTTTTTTAAAAAAGATGGGGTGTTTGAGCGTATTTGGTTTAAGCTCTGA